The sequence GCTTGTGGGAGAAATAATACTCGGTTGTCGCAGACAGGAATTGGTCTAATACCAGTTCTGTCAAGCAAAACCGTGCTTCAGAGAGGGGTTTGCAGCATTGGCTGCTTCGAGGCGCCGATGCACCGGCGGTAAAACACCGCCGACGATCCCGTACCTGCTCTGCCAATATCTCCCGACCCACGCGATCACTGGGGTGCGCGAGCTGCCGGTCTGCGGATGCAGTGAACGGCTAGAATCCATCGGGTAGTGCACGAGCGTTCGATTGTCCTCATACCCCCGCTTGCGGGGGTAATAAGCGTGCTCGGCAAGCTAGCAAACATGCCATCGTTCGTCTGCGCAGTGGAGGATGCGGGTCAAAGGCTCGCGCACCGATATCAGGTGTTCGCGAACAGATTGGTATTAGAATCTGTCGAAACGAATTTTTAATAATTTTAACTCTAGCCAAAAGCAGTCGAAAAGTGGTACAATAAACGCGCCATAGTTATGGAGACCACCTCATTATATCCAGCAAAGCATCAACATCAAACAGGGAGCGTCGCATGAATATTCTGGTTGTTGACGACGATATTCAGAATGCCAAGATGACATCGTTTCTGCTTGAAGAGGCAGGCTATCGTGTATTTCGTGTCCACGATCCCTCAAACATTCTGCAGGTGATTGAACAGCACAATCCTGACCTGATCCTTCTTGACATCATGATGCCCAAGATGGATGGGTTCGAGGTCTGTCGGCAGATTCGACGCAATTCAGACATCCCCATCATCTTTCTCTCTGCACGCACCTACCTCCAAGATCGAGTGATGGGTCTTCAGATTGGCGGTGACGATTATCTGGTCAAACCGTTTGAGCCGTCAGAATTACTGGCGCGGGTCGAAGCGGTATTACGCCGTCGCAATGCCGATGTGCTGAATACCTCCACTCGCCTGAGCCAGGGTAACATTACCCTCGATCCGGTCGAACACAAAGTGCTGTTCACCGATGGCCGCGTTGTTGAATTAACACCACTTGAATTCCGTCTGCTCTACTACCTGATGAAGAACTCTGGACGTATCCTGAATGTCAGTCAAATCTTGACGAAAGTATGGGGATACGATTACGAAGGAGAGAGCAACCTGGTAGCGGTCTACATTCGTCGCCTGCGTACCAAAGTTGAAGAAGACCCGGATCATCCGCGCCACGTTATTACCGTGCGTAATCTCGGTTACAAGTTTGAACCATAATTACCTGAATTACCTGCATGATGCGGCCTGAAACCGAGCAACTGCAAACGATCATCCGTCGCCTCTTGCCGTTGCCGGCTTTGGGGATAGCCTGGCTTATTACTCAATTCGACCTCACGCCCGTCATAGCTGGCGGACTCGCCGGCTACGGTATCATCAACGTGATTTTGCTCCTCTTCTTGCGGCGCTACCCCTCTGTAACAAATCGCCTCTTGATCGGTAGCATCGCGAGCGATCTCCTGTTTGTCATCTGGTGTATTATTTTCGATGGCCCTGCTGTGCTCACAGTCGTCCAGGGGATCAGCGCCCTACGAGCCTGGCGCTACCGTTTCCATTCACTATGGCCAGCGTTCTTACCGGCGATCATTGGCTTCATCTTACCGAGGCTTGGGAACGCTATAACGCTCACCATACCTACGACACTCGCACCGGTTGGCAGCTTCCTTCTCAGTCTCGTTGTGATTATAGTCCTGATCTGGTTTGGAAACTGGCGCAATCTGAACGCTCGTGAATGGCGTGCTCGCTACGATAATCTGCGACGTGAACAGAAGCAACAGGTCATCAATCTTGAAGCCTCGAACAACGAGCTGCGTGATCGTCTGCGCCGAATGGAAGCCCTCGGTGAGAGTTTGCGCGCTATCAGTAGCTCGCTCAGTCTCGATGATGTTTTATACCAAATCCTCGATTCACTCACTCATATGCTGGGAGTGCAGCGTATCGATGATGTTGCACTCACTCTGGCGCGACCCACTGGACTTGAACATCGACTCCTCCACGCCAATGAACATCAGGCTGATTGGGCGACTGTATTAGCTCAGACTGTCATTAACAGTAAGCGCCCGGTTTCGCTCGATGCACAGCAGATCGAGCAACAACCGGAATGGCAGCCACTGGTCATGCACCAATTTCGGGCCGCACTCAGCGTACCACTATTCGATCCCGACCAACCGGATCACATTCGCGGTACACTCAGTGTTGTGAGCCGACAGGTCACGGCATTTTCACCTGCCGAAGAACGACATCTGACCTCGTTTAGCATTCAAGCAATGATCGCTATTCGTAACGCTGAATTCCATGTCCAGTTGAGCCGTCAACAGGCAGTACTCAGTGCTGTCTTGCACGACATGGCCGATGGCCTGATCGTTTATGATCAGCAGGGAACGGTCTATCTCGACAACGTGGTGGCCCGTCAGATTATTACGCAGAGTACGACACGCAATGGCGATCTCGCGAATCGTCTGATCGAACTGGCCCTCCGTGTCCATGAAGAGGGGAATGCGTTGAGCCAAGAGATTACGGATGGCGAAACCGAACAGGCGCGGTTCTATCATGTCCATGCCACGTTGGTAAACCCTTCGGCCGATACCCGGCTGGCCGTTCTGGTCTTGCACGATATTACGGATCAAAAAGTACAGGAACGGCAACGCCGTGAGTTTATTGCGAAACTAGCCCACGAGCTACGTAACCCGCTGAATACGCTCAAAGGATTTCTCTCTATTGTCTTAAAGGAGGGTGACAACGTTGGTAAGCTAACTGAACGACAACGTGAGTTTCTAGGTGAGGTGGAAGATAGCGCCAATCGCTTGAAAAAACGGGTTGAAGAACTCATTGAGATTAATCGGAATGGTACCAGCCAGCTTAAGTTGCGTCCGACACGGGCGAATATCATCGATCTCATTATTACTACCTGCATCAAGCAACAGCAGCACGCGCAAGAGCACGGAGTCGATCTGGGCTGGGATGTGCCCGATCGATTACCCGATGTGATCATCGATGAGGAGCGCATTGGTCAGGTGCTGACGAATCTGATCGAAAATGCTATCAAGGCCACGCCCGGCGGTGGGCGGATCGTGGTGAGCGCCGAGCAGCATCACCAAGACATCTACGTGCATGTGACAGATACCGGTGTGGGGATCCCGGCCGATCAGATTGAGAAGGTGTTCCTCCCCTTCTATCAAGTCGATAACGGGATAAAGGTGAAAAAGACGCATCTTGGTCTGGGACTAGCAATCTGTAAACAGTTTGTAGAAGCCCATGGCGGCAAGATATGGATCGCGTACAGTGAGGTAGGAAAAGGAACGCGCTTCTCGTTCTCTCTGCCACTGCCGGACAAAGCTGCATTTGATATGCCAATTAGCGATCATGCTTCTGTGTAAGAGATTAAAATTTCTTTATAGAAATTGTGTATGAAACATGATATATTTTGTGGCAATCAGTATCTAGCATTTCGTGCAATTTTCTCAACTATTTCCTACGTAATCAAAAATGTACTTTCTGCTCCTGCACGGTTGTTGGGAGAAATGACGTGAAGATTGCGCTCATCGCTCTACCTAGTAAACAACAAAACCGGCTACCACCGCTTACCCTGGCGTACATCGCGGCAATCCTTGAGCAGCGGCGTGCCATCGTGCGTCTCTACGATCGTGCGCTCGACTCGGCAGGAAGTTGGAATGATATTCGACGACGGTTACAGACATTTCAACCCCAACGGATGATTATTGCTGGCGACGATAACCGTGTCATCGAACAGGCGGTTACCCATTTTCATCAAACCTACCCTGACATCTTACCACTGCTCGTCCAACGCACTGGTAGAGAAGCTCCAACAATCGTCAACAATGTTATGGCCTGGCTCGATGGCACCGATACGACCACCGAACTGTCAGCCGATGCCCTTCCTTATCCGGCCCGTCATCTGCTCTCACTCGAACGCTATGCCCTACGTGCACCAGGTGGTGAAGTACAAACACCGGTAGTCATCGGGTGGTCTGACCGCGGTAAATGGGTCATGCGTTCACCGCACGCCATCGGACAAGAGATTCAGGCCGTGATGGCCGAGTTCGGGATTCGGAATGTGCTCTTTTGTGAACCTGAGTTGACGATTGACCAAAGCTGGCTGAACGATTTGCTCGATTACTTCATTAAGGCCAACCTCAATGTCAGATGGCAAGCTACCGTTACGCTTGAGGACTTACGCGAAGAAACATTGCTGCGGCTGGCGCAGGCCGGCTGCGAAGCGCTGACGTTTTCGATTGCGGCAAGCAGTATGTTCGACTCAGCGCAGAGTCGCCAGCAGGTACGGAAACTGATTAACAGCGCTAGCGAGCTTAGTATCTATACCCACGCAACCGTCTTGCTCGAACCTCCCTACGAGGCGATTGCCCGCTTGATTGACGTCGCTTCCACATTTGGTTTAAACGATGTCTCGTTTGAACTTATGCAGACACTGCGCGTGGGTGATGATGAACAACAAATACAGCGCTTTGCTCGTCAACGGTATCAGCAAGGCCGTAGCCGTCAGCGTTTGATTGATCGCTTTGGCCCGGCGCTAGGTGGTTTACTCTGGCAATTGCGGGTGCAGCATCTGGCCGAAGATGAGTAGAG comes from Chloroflexus sp. Y-396-1 and encodes:
- a CDS encoding ATP-binding protein, which produces MMRPETEQLQTIIRRLLPLPALGIAWLITQFDLTPVIAGGLAGYGIINVILLLFLRRYPSVTNRLLIGSIASDLLFVIWCIIFDGPAVLTVVQGISALRAWRYRFHSLWPAFLPAIIGFILPRLGNAITLTIPTTLAPVGSFLLSLVVIIVLIWFGNWRNLNAREWRARYDNLRREQKQQVINLEASNNELRDRLRRMEALGESLRAISSSLSLDDVLYQILDSLTHMLGVQRIDDVALTLARPTGLEHRLLHANEHQADWATVLAQTVINSKRPVSLDAQQIEQQPEWQPLVMHQFRAALSVPLFDPDQPDHIRGTLSVVSRQVTAFSPAEERHLTSFSIQAMIAIRNAEFHVQLSRQQAVLSAVLHDMADGLIVYDQQGTVYLDNVVARQIITQSTTRNGDLANRLIELALRVHEEGNALSQEITDGETEQARFYHVHATLVNPSADTRLAVLVLHDITDQKVQERQRREFIAKLAHELRNPLNTLKGFLSIVLKEGDNVGKLTERQREFLGEVEDSANRLKKRVEELIEINRNGTSQLKLRPTRANIIDLIITTCIKQQQHAQEHGVDLGWDVPDRLPDVIIDEERIGQVLTNLIENAIKATPGGGRIVVSAEQHHQDIYVHVTDTGVGIPADQIEKVFLPFYQVDNGIKVKKTHLGLGLAICKQFVEAHGGKIWIAYSEVGKGTRFSFSLPLPDKAAFDMPISDHASV
- a CDS encoding response regulator transcription factor, with protein sequence MNILVVDDDIQNAKMTSFLLEEAGYRVFRVHDPSNILQVIEQHNPDLILLDIMMPKMDGFEVCRQIRRNSDIPIIFLSARTYLQDRVMGLQIGGDDYLVKPFEPSELLARVEAVLRRRNADVLNTSTRLSQGNITLDPVEHKVLFTDGRVVELTPLEFRLLYYLMKNSGRILNVSQILTKVWGYDYEGESNLVAVYIRRLRTKVEEDPDHPRHVITVRNLGYKFEP